In Vibrio bathopelagicus, the following are encoded in one genomic region:
- a CDS encoding glutathione S-transferase family protein has protein sequence MIKLISFKNCPFVQRVMGSLVTKNVPFEIEYIELSNKPQWFLDISPNGQVPVLVTENETVLFESDAIVEYLDDKYAPIEDVTEEQKALDRAWSYQASKHYMAQCGTMSSKDKDTFYTRLANLQKSFSKAESQLGDNEFFKGDYISNVDIAWLPLLHRASVIKDRSGFDMLAGFPKVQKWQTAIIDSGLAEKTIPQDFIEKFSGFYLTNTYLANLAEAR, from the coding sequence ATGATTAAATTAATTAGCTTTAAAAACTGCCCATTTGTTCAACGTGTTATGGGCTCCCTTGTTACTAAAAATGTACCGTTCGAAATTGAATACATAGAATTGAGCAATAAGCCACAATGGTTCCTAGATATCTCTCCGAACGGACAGGTTCCTGTATTAGTCACTGAAAATGAAACAGTTCTGTTTGAGTCAGATGCAATCGTTGAATACCTAGATGACAAATACGCACCAATTGAAGATGTTACTGAGGAGCAAAAAGCACTGGACCGTGCATGGTCGTATCAGGCTAGCAAGCATTATATGGCTCAATGCGGCACCATGAGCAGTAAAGATAAAGACACCTTTTACACACGTTTAGCTAATCTGCAAAAATCATTTTCTAAGGCGGAGAGTCAACTAGGTGACAATGAATTCTTTAAAGGAGACTACATTTCAAACGTTGATATCGCTTGGCTACCACTATTGCACCGAGCTTCAGTTATTAAAGATCGTTCGGGGTTCGATATGCTAGCAGGCTTTCCGAAAGTACAGAAATGGCAAACGGCAATTATTGATTCTGGTTTAGCTGAGAAAACAATACCTCAAGACTTTATTGAAAAATTCAGTGGTTTCTATCTAACCAATACCTACTTAGCTAACTTAGCTGAAGCACGTTAA
- a CDS encoding glycoside hydrolase family 3 protein has product MFAPVTTADLNENNDPGQPHSELRYYSDWPELKSRIVKEQYIEDRVADLVQRMTLGEKVGQMIMPEYRQVTPQEAKQYKIGSVLNGGGGWPNENKTATARDWALQSDQYWLALDEAYAGRGFRIPFMWATDAVHGHNNVFGATLFPHNIGLGAANNPELIQRIGEVTATEVAATGIDLTFAPTVAVPRDYRWGRVYEGYSESPEITSEYAEAIVAGLQGDQKQLRSESKVIATVKHWLGDGGTEKGVDRGVNRSSEENLRNIHAMGYFSAIEAGAQVVMTSFNSWSEPTLGSQNQSGKPTDIESQALLISNGSNQNQAKSHKGKLHGSRYLVTEVLKDKMGFDGIVVTDWNGHGEVKGCTNSDCPQAVNAGNDLFMVTDNRDWKGFYRNVIKQVRSGVIPMSRIDDAVTRILRVKMRAGLWEKPRPSYRLYAADQTLIGAKSHREVARQAVRESLVLLKNDNNVLPLNSSNQSYLVVGSAANDLQKQTGGWTLTWQGNENKRSDFPHGMTVLEAITHQVGEKRVFTEVSEAPMDAVAIVVIGEDPYAEMFGDIKSHQTLAYSELKASYTEDLELLTDLKNLGYEVVTVFFSGRPLYVNPELNQSDAFVAAWLPGTEGQGITDVLFNLNGADFSGKLSYSWPSTKCMTNFNLTASHIPNYQTPVTESPESEAAPLFGYGFGLNYQSSTEQMDAGEFPLDDRERGCGVAKQKATPEHNLEIYSRLATDKFVPKISGQVTSWKGTFVSRSKALEIGSATTTPINYKHQQDALAVSFGEQLPMQFYLQTPDKKGVDLRHYLAADATLQFDISVRGSVPESLRLASHCVYPCGAMASIKEPLQKALINSEEQWTRIKVPLKCLAKSGVDFSNMNTPFLLYSDDPFEFDIGEIRFVPRKLDEAKDSLKCGIFKRIQ; this is encoded by the coding sequence TTGTTTGCCCCTGTCACGACAGCAGACCTTAATGAAAACAACGACCCTGGTCAGCCACATTCAGAACTTAGATATTATAGTGATTGGCCTGAACTAAAGAGTCGTATTGTCAAAGAGCAATACATTGAAGATCGAGTTGCGGATTTAGTGCAACGGATGACACTTGGTGAAAAAGTCGGCCAGATGATCATGCCAGAGTATCGTCAAGTGACACCACAAGAAGCGAAGCAATACAAAATCGGTTCTGTGTTAAATGGCGGTGGTGGTTGGCCTAATGAAAACAAAACCGCTACCGCTCGTGATTGGGCACTTCAATCCGACCAATATTGGTTAGCGCTAGACGAAGCGTATGCAGGGCGTGGGTTCCGGATCCCTTTCATGTGGGCAACGGATGCGGTCCACGGACACAACAATGTATTTGGCGCGACACTCTTCCCCCATAATATCGGCCTTGGCGCAGCGAATAACCCTGAACTTATCCAAAGAATTGGTGAAGTCACCGCCACAGAAGTCGCCGCAACCGGAATCGACCTAACGTTTGCGCCCACTGTTGCTGTTCCTCGAGATTACCGTTGGGGACGAGTCTATGAGGGCTACTCCGAATCTCCGGAAATTACTTCTGAGTATGCCGAGGCAATTGTTGCTGGTTTGCAAGGCGATCAAAAACAACTCCGTTCAGAATCCAAAGTCATCGCAACGGTAAAGCACTGGCTTGGTGATGGCGGGACAGAAAAAGGGGTGGATCGAGGTGTAAATCGCTCAAGTGAAGAAAACTTACGTAACATTCATGCGATGGGATACTTTTCGGCGATAGAAGCGGGTGCTCAAGTTGTGATGACTTCATTCAATTCTTGGAGTGAGCCGACGCTGGGCTCGCAAAATCAAAGTGGTAAACCTACAGACATCGAAAGCCAAGCCCTGTTAATCTCAAACGGATCCAATCAGAACCAAGCAAAATCGCACAAAGGTAAGCTTCATGGTAGTCGTTATCTGGTCACTGAAGTACTGAAAGATAAAATGGGTTTTGACGGCATTGTAGTTACCGATTGGAATGGCCACGGAGAAGTAAAAGGGTGTACTAATTCTGATTGTCCTCAAGCGGTTAATGCCGGGAATGACCTCTTCATGGTCACGGATAATCGTGATTGGAAAGGCTTCTATCGTAATGTGATAAAGCAAGTTCGTTCGGGTGTCATACCTATGTCGCGAATTGACGATGCGGTGACGCGTATTTTGCGAGTAAAGATGCGCGCTGGGTTGTGGGAGAAACCCCGTCCTTCATATCGTTTATATGCAGCAGACCAAACCTTGATAGGTGCTAAGTCGCACAGGGAGGTTGCACGCCAAGCGGTGAGAGAGTCTTTAGTCTTGCTGAAAAATGATAATAATGTGTTGCCCTTAAACTCAAGTAATCAAAGCTATTTGGTGGTGGGTAGCGCAGCAAATGATTTACAAAAGCAGACCGGAGGTTGGACGCTGACATGGCAAGGGAACGAAAACAAGCGTAGCGATTTTCCTCATGGTATGACTGTGTTAGAAGCCATCACTCATCAAGTGGGTGAAAAAAGGGTGTTTACAGAGGTAAGTGAAGCTCCAATGGATGCGGTCGCGATTGTGGTTATTGGTGAAGACCCGTACGCAGAGATGTTTGGCGATATTAAATCACATCAAACGCTTGCTTACTCAGAGCTTAAAGCCAGTTACACGGAAGATTTGGAGTTACTGACCGACCTTAAAAACCTAGGTTATGAGGTGGTGACGGTTTTCTTTTCAGGCCGCCCACTTTACGTCAACCCTGAGCTCAACCAGTCGGATGCCTTTGTTGCTGCTTGGTTGCCTGGCACTGAAGGCCAAGGCATCACGGATGTATTGTTCAATCTTAATGGAGCAGACTTCAGTGGCAAGCTCTCTTACTCATGGCCGTCGACCAAGTGTATGACGAACTTCAATCTAACTGCATCTCACATTCCCAATTATCAGACTCCTGTTACCGAAAGTCCCGAAAGTGAGGCTGCTCCTTTGTTTGGTTATGGGTTTGGGTTGAACTACCAAAGCTCAACAGAACAAATGGATGCAGGGGAGTTTCCCTTAGATGATAGAGAGCGCGGATGTGGTGTCGCAAAACAGAAAGCGACACCCGAACACAACTTAGAAATCTATAGCCGACTAGCGACCGACAAATTTGTACCCAAAATCAGCGGTCAGGTGACGAGTTGGAAAGGCACCTTTGTCTCTCGCTCCAAGGCGTTAGAAATTGGCAGTGCAACAACGACGCCAATAAATTATAAGCACCAACAAGATGCATTGGCCGTGTCATTTGGTGAACAGCTTCCAATGCAGTTCTACCTGCAAACCCCCGATAAAAAAGGTGTCGACCTTCGTCATTACTTAGCGGCAGACGCAACACTTCAATTTGATATATCAGTCCGAGGTTCAGTGCCTGAGTCTCTAAGGTTGGCATCGCATTGTGTTTACCCGTGTGGCGCGATGGCATCGATTAAGGAGCCTTTACAAAAGGCGTTGATCAACTCCGAGGAACAATGGACTCGAATTAAAGTTCCCCTTAAATGTTTAGCGAAAAGTGGGGTGGATTTTTCAAATATGAATACGCCATTCTTACTCTATTCAGATGACCCATTTGAGTTTGATATTGGTGAGATACGCTTCGTTCCACGGAAATTAGATGAAGCGAAAGATAGCCTGAAGTGTGGCATATTTAAGCGGATACAATAA
- the sbcD gene encoding exonuclease subunit SbcD, which produces MKILHTSDWHLGQNFYNKSRKNEHERFLQWLLEQVTEHNIDAIIVAGDIFDTSTPPSYAREMYNKFVVDSNKIGCQLVLLGGNHDSVSVLKETQQLLKYMGADVIPNTNEEYATQVVELKGKSGDVEALVCAIPFIRPRDVLTSQAGVTGVERQKQLGDAIKQHYQSVYDAAVVKRATFENNDNMPIIATGHLTAMGVKQSDSVRDIYVGNLDGFAADGFPNADYIALGHIHRPQVVAKREYIRYCGSPIPLSFDELKSQKQVCVVEFVEGERTISQLAVPTFQPLAEIKGDLSEIESQLNQYIGVEEGQSVWLSIEVQAQDYLSDLQERMRALTEGLNVEVLQLRRARERRNQGLEQESAETLSELTPMDVFEKRIALEEFETDSEKARLERMTVKFKQVMEEVSYGADNQEEIEARKGTGE; this is translated from the coding sequence ATGAAAATTCTTCACACGTCCGATTGGCACCTTGGCCAAAACTTCTACAATAAAAGCCGTAAGAATGAGCACGAACGGTTCTTACAATGGTTACTTGAGCAAGTTACTGAGCACAACATCGACGCGATAATTGTTGCTGGCGATATTTTCGATACCAGTACACCACCAAGTTATGCTCGTGAGATGTATAACAAGTTTGTTGTCGACTCGAATAAGATCGGCTGCCAATTGGTGTTATTGGGTGGCAATCATGATTCAGTGTCTGTGCTTAAAGAAACTCAGCAATTACTGAAGTACATGGGCGCAGATGTGATTCCCAATACCAATGAAGAATACGCGACTCAGGTTGTCGAGCTTAAAGGCAAAAGTGGTGATGTAGAAGCGCTGGTGTGCGCTATTCCGTTTATTCGCCCTCGCGATGTGTTGACTAGCCAAGCCGGTGTTACTGGTGTTGAGCGTCAAAAGCAATTAGGTGACGCTATTAAACAGCACTATCAAAGTGTCTATGATGCCGCTGTCGTAAAGCGAGCGACGTTTGAAAATAACGACAATATGCCAATCATCGCAACGGGTCACTTAACCGCAATGGGCGTTAAGCAGTCTGATTCTGTACGTGATATCTATGTCGGTAACCTAGACGGTTTTGCCGCTGATGGTTTCCCTAATGCTGACTATATTGCCCTTGGTCATATCCACCGCCCACAAGTGGTAGCAAAACGTGAATACATTCGCTATTGCGGTTCTCCAATTCCGTTAAGTTTTGATGAGCTTAAATCTCAGAAGCAAGTGTGTGTGGTTGAGTTTGTTGAAGGCGAGCGTACCATTTCTCAACTCGCGGTCCCAACATTCCAACCCCTTGCTGAAATCAAAGGTGACTTGAGTGAAATCGAATCTCAGTTGAACCAGTATATTGGTGTGGAAGAAGGGCAAAGCGTGTGGCTGTCGATAGAAGTACAAGCACAGGATTACTTATCTGATCTACAAGAGCGCATGCGTGCGTTAACTGAAGGCTTGAATGTCGAAGTACTTCAATTGAGAAGGGCGAGAGAGCGACGCAACCAAGGGTTAGAGCAAGAGTCTGCAGAAACCTTATCTGAGTTAACTCCGATGGATGTGTTTGAGAAACGTATCGCCTTAGAAGAGTTTGAAACTGATTCTGAAAAAGCACGCTTAGAGCGAATGACGGTGAAGTTCAAGCAAGTGATGGAAGAAGTGTCTTATGGTGCTGATAACCAAGAAGAAATAGAAGCACGAAAAGGGACGGGTGAGTAA
- a CDS encoding SbcC/MukB-like Walker B domain-containing protein has translation MKILSLEFENLNSLKGRWKLDFTQSPFAENGLFAITGPTGAGKTTILDAICLALFHRTPRLKSIAKGTNELMTRGTGECFAEIEFEVKGKTYRSNFHHKRARGKHDGALQTPTCEFADADSDAVLETQLTKKIKMVETVTGLDFSRFTKSIMLSQGEFAAFLNANANDRAELLEELTGTEVYSLISERIYDHFKSSEESLNHLKAKAEGVSLLSEEQIQDLTKEHDHLESEQKRLAEQLTEWNAHLGWWKDVSKAEQVITVSNDDLKTAQESLVENQPSLDRLANSEPAEKLRPLHKDLKRCDQEVVTTQANLESSTKRLAERDVEKNAAQQSVNNHIKSVEVAKQEQQDQDKIIEQVRPLDNQIAMLKDKQVVASKTVNTLNQQQVETNQLQVSLNQAVESIMQQEKIAAQYLAANQADSLLEKYLGQWQIKVTQVRDLERQHTELLNSVQASQRTLATQQASLQAAKDSKLAQDKALTELVSAENQAKQRWDALQQQANEHTLNAQKEVLEHWSRNTNTLVDISRGFVQATQRITFKSVELQTNTQLSEKLTKEREVLVERYQNNKTSLERLTRLIDQEGELAKYRAALKPDSECPLCGSTEHTIEQSQDIADLVAQKEREEQELAVIQKDGTEHRQQLDSLVPIINGLNDEIQRAQADIEQAKVNWANLVAKLEQSNATLATQNCLLNINLPNVEGLGNSDVMQSFVDACEQQLNNTIILLRDMADAKNAYLDAEKQRAATAMIVEKALSNLELADQRLADLSTQTNALIDQAAKCAQAKESEWQGLRESIIQTSIEAPVLAHIDAWFAQKLEASNTWLTTKQQHDGLDKQLISQHAELKAFDDKLEALAKDITVANQEVELLSKELTAVTESRAQLFGTQDIQITTNTMKQKVMDAVSAHDAAQAVFNRCELDHRTEQTKHISYSDELVAKQTALTKVMSLWAQALTTSPFATEGEFESALLDETVTVQLQSLKKTLEEAMVSAQARLNSANANLVELKGHDKAEVWRQLPQQEVEQAVTDCSNAQQSHATQIGAISANLETDRQNRSNQQDLFKQIAVQQLEFDDISRLNSLIGSRNGDKFRKFAQGLTLENLVYLANKQLQRLHGRYELKRKADDGLELQVLDTWQGDVMRDTKTLSGGESFLVSLALALALSDLVSHKTSIDSLFLDEGFGTLDSDTLDIALNALDNLNASGKMIGVISHVEALKERVPVQLKVTKHSGLGVSEMEKQYKVVA, from the coding sequence ATGAAGATTTTAAGCCTAGAATTTGAAAACCTGAACTCTTTGAAAGGTCGTTGGAAGCTCGACTTTACTCAGTCACCGTTCGCAGAAAATGGCCTGTTTGCGATAACGGGCCCAACGGGGGCGGGTAAGACAACAATTCTTGATGCGATCTGTTTGGCACTGTTCCATCGTACACCGCGTTTAAAAAGTATCGCCAAAGGTACGAACGAGCTAATGACGCGCGGTACCGGTGAGTGTTTCGCTGAGATTGAATTTGAAGTGAAAGGTAAAACTTACCGCTCTAATTTTCATCATAAAAGAGCACGCGGAAAACATGATGGTGCGCTTCAGACACCAACCTGTGAATTTGCAGATGCCGATAGTGATGCTGTATTAGAAACGCAGCTCACTAAGAAAATTAAGATGGTTGAGACAGTGACCGGTTTGGACTTCTCGCGATTTACTAAATCTATAATGTTGTCGCAAGGTGAGTTTGCCGCTTTTTTAAATGCCAACGCTAACGACCGTGCCGAGTTATTGGAAGAGCTTACGGGTACCGAAGTTTATAGTCTGATTTCAGAGCGTATTTACGACCACTTCAAGTCGAGTGAAGAATCACTCAACCACCTTAAAGCTAAGGCCGAGGGCGTTAGCTTACTTTCTGAAGAGCAGATTCAAGACCTGACCAAAGAACATGACCATCTAGAATCTGAACAGAAACGTTTGGCTGAACAACTTACTGAGTGGAACGCGCATTTAGGCTGGTGGAAAGACGTCAGCAAAGCCGAACAGGTTATTACGGTAAGTAATGATGACCTAAAAACTGCTCAAGAAAGCCTCGTTGAAAATCAGCCATCGTTAGATCGTTTGGCTAATAGCGAGCCTGCTGAAAAACTACGTCCGCTTCATAAAGATTTAAAGCGTTGCGACCAAGAAGTTGTGACGACTCAAGCGAACCTTGAAAGCAGCACCAAGCGATTAGCTGAGCGAGATGTAGAAAAAAACGCGGCACAACAGAGTGTCAATAACCACATCAAGTCGGTTGAGGTCGCTAAACAAGAACAGCAAGATCAAGACAAGATCATTGAACAGGTGCGCCCGTTAGATAACCAAATTGCGATGTTGAAAGACAAACAAGTAGTGGCTTCTAAAACGGTAAATACGCTTAATCAACAGCAGGTTGAGACAAATCAGCTGCAAGTCTCTTTGAATCAAGCTGTTGAATCCATTATGCAGCAAGAAAAGATCGCTGCACAATATTTAGCGGCTAACCAAGCTGATAGCCTTCTTGAAAAGTATTTGGGTCAATGGCAAATCAAGGTGACTCAGGTTCGAGATCTTGAGCGCCAACACACGGAACTTTTAAATAGTGTTCAAGCTTCACAGCGCACGTTGGCCACTCAGCAAGCGTCGTTACAGGCAGCTAAAGACTCTAAATTGGCTCAAGACAAAGCACTCACAGAGCTAGTCTCAGCAGAGAACCAAGCCAAACAGCGATGGGACGCTTTGCAGCAACAAGCCAATGAACATACCCTTAACGCACAAAAAGAGGTGCTAGAGCACTGGAGCCGCAATACCAATACTCTGGTGGATATTAGTCGAGGCTTTGTTCAGGCGACGCAGCGTATAACGTTCAAATCTGTCGAATTGCAGACCAATACTCAACTTAGTGAAAAGCTCACAAAAGAGCGTGAAGTGCTGGTGGAGCGTTATCAGAACAATAAGACATCGTTAGAGCGTTTAACTCGCCTAATTGATCAGGAAGGTGAATTAGCGAAGTATCGCGCGGCGTTGAAGCCGGATTCAGAATGCCCACTGTGCGGTTCAACCGAGCATACTATTGAGCAATCCCAGGATATCGCTGATCTTGTTGCACAAAAAGAGCGAGAAGAGCAAGAGTTAGCCGTTATTCAGAAAGACGGCACAGAGCATCGTCAACAATTGGATTCATTGGTGCCTATCATCAATGGCCTCAACGATGAAATTCAGCGTGCTCAAGCCGATATCGAACAAGCCAAAGTGAATTGGGCAAACCTTGTTGCCAAGCTAGAGCAAAGCAATGCAACTTTGGCGACTCAGAATTGCCTACTCAATATCAATCTACCAAATGTAGAAGGGTTAGGTAATAGTGACGTTATGCAGTCGTTTGTTGATGCTTGTGAGCAGCAACTTAACAACACAATAATACTCCTGCGCGATATGGCTGATGCAAAAAATGCCTACCTTGATGCAGAGAAACAGCGCGCAGCAACCGCGATGATTGTTGAGAAGGCTCTATCTAATCTTGAACTCGCAGACCAACGACTCGCAGATCTTTCCACACAAACAAACGCATTGATTGATCAGGCCGCTAAATGCGCGCAAGCGAAAGAATCTGAATGGCAAGGGCTTAGAGAAAGCATTATTCAAACCTCGATTGAAGCGCCGGTGTTAGCACATATTGATGCTTGGTTTGCTCAAAAGCTTGAAGCTTCTAATACGTGGCTTACTACAAAACAGCAGCATGATGGGTTAGATAAGCAGTTGATTAGCCAGCATGCTGAGCTGAAAGCATTTGATGACAAGTTAGAAGCCTTAGCGAAAGACATCACGGTGGCGAATCAAGAGGTTGAGTTGCTGTCGAAAGAGTTGACGGCTGTTACCGAATCTAGAGCGCAGCTGTTTGGTACACAAGATATTCAAATAACAACCAACACCATGAAACAAAAAGTGATGGATGCAGTCAGCGCACACGATGCTGCTCAAGCGGTATTTAACCGTTGTGAACTCGACCACCGAACAGAACAGACGAAACACATCAGTTACAGTGACGAGTTAGTGGCGAAACAGACAGCTCTGACTAAAGTAATGTCGCTTTGGGCGCAAGCATTAACGACAAGCCCATTTGCTACAGAAGGTGAGTTTGAGTCGGCACTGTTGGATGAAACAGTGACAGTGCAACTGCAAAGTCTTAAGAAAACGCTAGAAGAGGCGATGGTTAGTGCACAAGCTCGTTTGAATTCAGCCAACGCGAATCTAGTCGAACTTAAAGGTCATGACAAAGCAGAAGTTTGGCGACAACTCCCACAACAAGAAGTGGAACAAGCCGTGACTGACTGTTCCAATGCGCAGCAAAGCCATGCTACGCAAATTGGTGCGATTTCTGCGAACTTGGAAACGGATCGCCAGAACCGCAGCAATCAGCAAGACTTGTTCAAACAGATCGCAGTACAACAACTTGAGTTTGATGACATCTCACGTCTTAATTCGTTGATTGGCTCCAGAAATGGCGACAAGTTCCGTAAGTTTGCTCAAGGGTTAACGTTAGAAAACTTGGTGTATCTGGCAAATAAGCAATTACAACGCTTGCATGGGCGCTATGAGTTAAAGCGTAAAGCCGATGACGGGTTAGAGCTGCAAGTGTTGGATACGTGGCAGGGCGATGTGATGCGCGACACCAAAACCTTGTCAGGTGGTGAAAGCTTCCTGGTGAGTTTGGCGTTGGCACTCGCGTTATCTGATCTTGTGAGTCACAAAACCAGTATTGATTCACTGTTCTTGGATGAAGGTTTCGGCACGCTAGA